DNA sequence from the Leptospira limi genome:
GAGAAATGATTTTTCTGTTACCGTACAGAGAGGACTTCTCAGAACAAGGAGAAAATTCCTGGAAGGACTGGTTGTACACCCCCAGGATATGGATATGAGAATTCGATTTAGGCGGCTTTGCTTTGTTCTAAATTGGATTTGATACGTTCGTGGTCGAGGGCAAGGAGGACCGTATTTTCAAAATAGGTAGCAAAATCAATTCTCCCAGAAGCATAATCTTCATGGAGAAGGGCTAAGAGAAGGTAGAACATAGATCCTCCTGGTGTTTCCGAATCTATCAATGTGACATAATTCGAAAAGTCTTTTTCAAAGAAAGTGTTACTAGGTTTGTCGGCGACTTTGGAAAATTTTTAAGGAAAATATGGGAGGAAGGCACCAGTTTGGGATTTCCACTTTACAAAGTCTTTTTCTCGGATTCCCTTTCAAACCTATGTTTGTTGCCTTAAAGCCCATTGATTACGCGATTATCCTTGTATTTGTAGGTTTTATGGTGGTGATTGGGATGCTTTTGAAACGATCCATGAACCATTCTACGGATTTTTTACTGGCTGGGCGGAAAATCCCCAGTTGGATCACTGGGATTGCCTTCATTTCGGCTAATATTTCCGCCTTAGAATTGTTAGGAATGAGTGCGAGTGGTGCAGAATACGGGTTTTTGACCTTCCATTTTTATTACTTAGGTGCCATTCCAGGGATGATTTTTCTTGGGATCTTTATGATGCCGTTTTATTATTCGACAAAGATACGAAGTGTTCCCGAATACTTACGTTACCGTTTTAACAGACCTGCCCATCTCGTAAATTCACTCATCACTTTGTTATCACTTGCGTTAGGTTCTGGAATTTACCTCTATTCCTTATCCCTAGTGTTCGAAACCTTATTTGGTTGGAACCCGCACTTATCCATTTTATTTAGTGCCCTCATTGTTCTCATTTATACTTACTTCGGAGGACTTAGTTCTTCCATTTATACAGAAGTGATGCAGTTTTTTCTTACTGTGCTCGGGCTCTTTCCATTGGTCATTGTCGGTTTAACAAGGTTAGGTGGTTGGGATGGACTCATGCAAAAAATACCAGAGTCTCACAAACATATGTGGGTAGGATTACCTGGTGGACAAAATGAACTTGGTTGGGATGTTCTTAGTGTCACAGTGGGACTTGGATTTGTTTTGTCTTTTTCCTATTGGACTTGTGGGTTTGCAGAGGTGCAAAGGGCTATGGCTGCCAAAGATTACAGAGCCGCAAGAAGAACACCACTCATCGGTGCGATGTTTAAATTGTTTTTACCATTTCTCACTGTCATTCCAGGTCTTATTGCACTTGCTGAATATTCCTCAGAAATGAATGGAGAGTACAATAAAAGTTTTCTGATTTTATTAAAGAACTTTTATCCATCAGGAATGTTAGGACTTGGCACAACGGCACTACTCGCTGCCTTTATGGCGGGGATGTCTAGTTCTGTCACAGCAATGAATACAATTTTTACCTACGATATTTACCAAACCTATATCAACAAAGGCGAAGATGACAAAACCTATTTAAAAATAGGAAAACAAAGTACGATGGTTGCTGTCGTGTTTGCCATATTTACTTCATACATTGCGATGCAATTTGAAAACATCATGAACTACATTCAGTTGTTGTTTTCCTTTTTTAATGCTCCACTGATTTCGATTTTTTTACTGGGAATGTTTTGGAAAAAAGCATCAAAGTGGAGTGCCTTTTATGGGATGATAGTGGGGACGGCAAGTGGGCTTTTGCATTACTTTTTGTATGTTAACAAAATGTTATCTTACAAATCGGATATGGTATCCAATTTTTATGGTGCTATTTATTCGGGAGTGTTTTGTTTTCTAGTGATGGTTGTTGTCAGTTTCATCGAAAATGAGGATCCAAATAGAGACTTACATGGGTTAGTGTATGCAGACAGAGACAAAACCAATGCCTTCTGGGATCCCCGGATTTTGGCTTGGGGTGTGATCTTACTTGTCTTACTTGCTGGGTTTAATGTCGTTTTTGCATAAAGATTTATACATCCGTAACAAAATAGTAATTGAATACGAGTATTCTGTATCCAATGTTTGTTGCAGTATACACGAAGACCATGAAACCAAATCATTATACCGAAATTCCCTCTACATTTGAAGTTCAATTGGAATCATTAAAGGATTATGATTCGAAAAAACACATCAGTGCACGGGGAATCAAATTTTTCCATCCTTATGACATTGAAGTGCCTTCGATATTAAGAATTTCTTTAAAAATGATTTCGATGACAGGTTCAATTGACTTTCTT
Encoded proteins:
- a CDS encoding sodium:solute symporter family protein, producing MGGRHQFGISTLQSLFLGFPFKPMFVALKPIDYAIILVFVGFMVVIGMLLKRSMNHSTDFLLAGRKIPSWITGIAFISANISALELLGMSASGAEYGFLTFHFYYLGAIPGMIFLGIFMMPFYYSTKIRSVPEYLRYRFNRPAHLVNSLITLLSLALGSGIYLYSLSLVFETLFGWNPHLSILFSALIVLIYTYFGGLSSSIYTEVMQFFLTVLGLFPLVIVGLTRLGGWDGLMQKIPESHKHMWVGLPGGQNELGWDVLSVTVGLGFVLSFSYWTCGFAEVQRAMAAKDYRAARRTPLIGAMFKLFLPFLTVIPGLIALAEYSSEMNGEYNKSFLILLKNFYPSGMLGLGTTALLAAFMAGMSSSVTAMNTIFTYDIYQTYINKGEDDKTYLKIGKQSTMVAVVFAIFTSYIAMQFENIMNYIQLLFSFFNAPLISIFLLGMFWKKASKWSAFYGMIVGTASGLLHYFLYVNKMLSYKSDMVSNFYGAIYSGVFCFLVMVVVSFIENEDPNRDLHGLVYADRDKTNAFWDPRILAWGVILLVLLAGFNVVFA